The nucleotide sequence TTTTCATAATTTCATGGAACAGTCTACGGAAAGAAGGGGGAGAGGTAAATGGTGGAAATGCGGGATAAAATTATCGAAAAGGATATTGAACAGGTTCTCAATATAAATAATTGTGATCCACATGGTTCGGCAATGATTGAAGTTGCGGCGAAATATGCTTCAAAGACCGCGAAAGAATTAACCACAACTCAAATAAGAAAGGTATTTAACGAAATTTCCAAACTTGATCCGAGTAAGTCGGAATATAAATACAAATTAAACATGATTCTTGTTAACTTCATCTATAACTCAAAAAGGCACGGATATCCTCCTGAATTTACCAATTTTGTGACCAGTTTGATCAAGAAGACAGTTCAGTCCGGCAAGGACGAGGTAAAGCGTTTTAAGGATTTCTTCGAAGCTTACTTGGCTTACCACAAATATTATGGAGGAAAGTAATTCTTCACGTAAAAAAAAATAGTCATGGGGGGATTTTGAATGGCAGTCAGGGAAATCAAACTGATTGGTAAGTATATAGTCGAGGCAAGGCTTGAGGCTTTGACCGGTTTGCATATAGGTACTTCTAAAGATACTATGAAAATAGGCGATGTTGATAATCCCGTGATCAGAGACGCTAATGGTATACCATATATTCCTGGCTCCTCGCTCAAGGGAAAAATGCGAGCACTCATGGAGTTTTTCCACGGTAAGCTAAAACCCGATGGAATGGTTTATGCTAAGTATCCGGATATCCGTTTGCATATGTGCGACGAAAAGGATTGTCCAGTCTGTGGTCTCTTCGGTAGAAACCATGGCAACCATAATGTCGTTTTGAAAAATGAGCGGAAAGAATTTAAGAACATTAGTCCGACAAGATTAATAGTGAGAGACGCAAAGCTCGTACTGGATAGCATTACGGAGGAAATGCGTGAAAATATGGGAGAAGATTACACAGAAATCAAATTTGAAAACAACTTGGACAGAATAACCTCAGAAGCCAACCCCAGGCAAACTGAAAGAGTTCCGGCTGGAGCAAAGTTTAACGTGAGTATGGTTGTAAACCGTTATGCTGTAGCTTACGATGATGATCCGTCAGCAGTAGACGATGGCATTAAATACTTGAAAGAGTTACTGATTGCTATGCAGCTACTTGAAGATGATTATCTTGGTGGGCAGGGTTCAAGAGGTTACGGTAAGGTAAAGTTCGAAGAAATCAAAATCACTTACAAAGATATTGGTGCGTACGAAGGGAAAAAGGATCCTGTGATGAAGAATTATAGCAGTGTTGAAGATGCAATCAAGCGCGTAGAAGAAGATTTTAAAACTGTTTGAGGTAAACCTAAAGGGATGATAATTATGCTAAGGTACAAGGTAAAGCTTAAGTTTTTCTCACCATTGTATGTGGGAACGCGGAACCAGGAACTGAATGCACCAGATATTATTATTCACTCCGACACGATTTTCTCGGCAATAGTGAACATGTATTCTTTGATTTACGGACTAAAAGAAACTCAAGAATTTATCAATGCTATTAAGGAGAACGACGTTTTCAACTGTTCGTCCGCTTTTCCCTTCGTTGGGGACAAATTCTTCCTGCCAAAGCCGATAGGATTCAAATTTGGATTCACCGAGCCTAAGAAGGAGAAAAAGATAAAATTTGTTGATATAGACATTGTTACAAAGAAACGACAGGCTTCACTGAAAGAAGTTGAAGATGATGAGAAGATAGATAAGGAAAAACTGGTTCTTTTTGAAAGACCACGAGTAAGTCTTGATAGAATTAGCTTGGCTTCCAACATATATTACGCTGGTGGCGTGAAAATGCATGAGGAAGTTGGATACTGGTTTTTCATGGATTTGAGTCCGGAGTTTGAAGAACGAGTGAAAACAACTATCAAAGTGCTTGGTGATGAGGGAATCGGAGGAGAACGGACTTACGGTTACGGGCAGTTCGTCCCCGAGTTTATAGAAGACAACCAGCAATACAGTGGCAATAGTTTCGTGCTCCTTTCCGTTTTCAAACCAGCGGAGAGTGAAATCGAGTCTCTCGAAACCAAAAGGTACAAAATTATCAAACGCGGAGGATACGTGTACAGCCCTTATTCCGAGATACTGACGAACTTGAGGCATCCAATATACAACGTCTTTGCTGAAGGAAGTGTTTTTGAAAAGCCTGTGAAAGGTGAGTTAACACTATCTTTCAGCAGCTCTGTGCATCCTGTTTACAGGAATTACCGAGCTTACTTATTACCGTGCGACGTTTGACGACTAAGAAGGTGAAAGGATGGCTAACACTGTGAAAAGTTTTTGGAAGACTTATCGCTACGAAATTGAAATAATAACACCGGTTCACATCGGAAGCGGGAATAAGATTAAAGCGTTTGAGTTCGGGTACGATAAAGAAAGACTTTACGTGCTCAACGTCGAAAAGATTGCTGAAGAGTTTCCTGAACTTACAGATGAGATTGTTCAAGTTCTTATGGAACCTGACGGTTCTAACAATTCGAACAATCTTTTCGCACTATTAAAGCGGAAGGGAGTTTCCAACTTCCAAAAATTTTCGAAGTACGCTATTAAAGCTTATAACTTCAGAAACTACAATGGTTTGAGAGAGTTCTTCGAGTACATCAAGACAGCGGGACGTCCTTACATTCCAGGAAGTTCGATTAAAGGGTGCTTTATGAAAGAACTCGCTACCTTTCCCGCTATGCAATCGCGAGCGATAGGTATTCTACAGAGTTTGTCGAAGATACAAGATCCGAAAGAACGCTCAAAAAAATTTGAGCAGGAATCTAAACGATTGTTAGTTGACACATTTGGCGATCCAAGACATAGTTTCGGAAAATTGCTAAGGATCAGTGATTCTACTTATTTGGAAGTGGAGGCTTTGCAACTTGCAAATGTGAAGATTCTTGGCATTAACGGTTCAAAAAACGGACCACGACAAATTGCTTGGTTCTTTGGAAAGCGTCAAGGTGAAAGCATATACAAAAACGAACCGGATCAAACCAATGGTGTGTTTTGCGAAGTTCTTCCACAAGGTTTAAGGTTACAAGGCTACGCAAGTGTATTACATATAGAACCGACAAATTCGGAAACTCAGCAGTACCCTTGGATGAGAAAGGAGAACCACTTGAATAATTTGGTCAGTGGTAACTCAGTGTTACTTGACATCCTGAATTTCATCAGGAGCAATGTTTCAAACTATCTTCAAACGGAGAAGGGTATTTTTAAATCAATTACCCCGAATCAAAGCCCGACTAACAGAATGATACTGTACAATTACTTACAATTCTTAGAAAAAATCGATAAGCTGCAACAAAACCTGAAGCCAAACGAAGTGTTAGTTCGCTTGGGGGCCCACACTGGTTTCATAACCAAGAGCATACTCGGATATCCAAGCCAGAATTTGATACCGGTGCTGAAAAATTTCTTGAAAGGAACTGTCCACGTGAATGAATTCCCCAAAACACGGAAACTGATTTTGAAAGATCGCAACGACGTTGAACAACTTGGATGGGTAAAAATCACGTTTTACGAAGAAAAAGATGTTCTAAACGTCTCTTGGCATTAATGACTAACCTTAAGCAAACAGGAAAATAAAACTTCCCCAGCATTTTGCTGGGGAAGTTTTTTGATACGGAAGGGATTCGTTATTTCATATTATGAATCTTCTCAACCGCCCTCAAAGCAGCGGTGTTTAAGAAGTTCCACGGTTTGTTGAAGTGTGGCTGGAAGAAGAAGTCCGAAAATGCCAGGTCCAGTACGGTCATTTTGTTTGCAACAGCCAGTGATAACGTGTTAGCACTTTCCACAACATCGGCTTTCGACATTACTTGTCCTCCGAGAACTCGGCCAGTTGTTCTTTCGAAGATAAGTTTCACGTAAACCGGTTCGTAAGTGTTCATGAATTCAGGCCTGTTGTTTTCCACGATAAAGACGCTTTCGATGTCGAGCTTCTTTTCTTGAGCCCAGGAATGTGTTAAACCAGTTGCGGCGATGTTGTATGAGAAGATCTTTACTCCGGAGGTTCCTTGCGTACCTTTGTATTCAACCTTATTTTCGAAGAGATTGTACGCGACGATCGTTCCCATTCGAACGGCATTAGTTGCAAGTGGGATGTATTCGTAACTTTCTGTTGGTGTGAACCAAACAGCCGCGCAATCCCCAGCCGCGAATATGTCCGGTTCTGATGTGTGCAAGTATTTGTCAACGATTATTGCACCGTTATCAAGAGTTTTCAGTAAACCTTTAAATATATCCGTATTCGGTCTGAATCCAACAGCAAGGATGGCCATGTCTGCCCTGTACTTGTTTTTGTCGGTTACAACGTGTGTTAGCTTGCCATTTTCACCGAGAAACTCTACGACCTTTTCATTGAGTGCCAACTTAATACCGTTTTCGGTCAATTCTTTTTCAACAAGGTCCGAAAGCTCCTTGTCAAGATACCTCGAAAGTATCCTATCAGCCAAGTCTATCAGAACAACATTTTTACCATTGTGTCTAAACGCTTCCGCAAGTTCAACACCGATGTATCCTGCTCCAACGATTACAACATCTTGAGCGTTTTTAGAAGCTTCCACTATTTCCTTCGCATGGTAGAAGTTCTTTGAAAGCTTTACACCATCGAGGCTCACACCCGGAATGTTCGGAATTATGGGCCATGAACCGGTTGTCACAACTAACTTGTCGTAATGGTCCCTAAAGGTCTCACCCGTTTCCATATTTCTGACAACCACGTACTTTTCCCGGGGATTGACCTCCAAGACTTCATGCCTCATCTTTGGTGTTGCACCGAGACTGAACAGGTGCTCCGGTGACGAGTAGAACAATTTCATAGGGTCTTTGACGATACCACCAACATGGAGGGCAATTCCACACGAGAGGAATGAGATTGTGTCGTTTTTCTCATAGATTGTTATATCTACAGCATCCCCATACAACTTCTTCGCAGTCGTCACGAACGCTGTCCCGGCATGGGTACATCCTACAACGATAACCTTCATGGATTTTCACCTCCGACACTTTGATTCAAAAATCACAAGCTCCACTTCTATTATACTTAGTATAACCTTATTGTCAAGAGAGGAAATCTAAAACTCGGCAGGTACGCGTACGTGGTATAATATAGCTATAAAGTGGGGGATTAATATGGAAAGACCAAACGGAATGCGGAAAATTCAGAGAACTAAGCGTGTTGTGTCTTCAGCTTTGTTAGCTGCGCTTTGCACCGTTATACTCGTCCTGGGTTATTATACCTCCGCCGAGTGGACTGCTATATTTGTTGTTTCATTTTTGCTGTGGATTGCTTACGAAATCGGCGGTGCATCCCTCTGTTTCATGACGACCGTCGTCACGAACGTTTTGGCCATAGTTTTTATCCCAAACCCTGCCTTCTTGTTCACACTTGCTTTCATCTCGGGCTACACTCCAGTGAGAGCCATACTGAACAAACTGAATAGTCCACTCGCGTGGGGGTTGAGGTATCTTTATTTCAACCTTGCTTTCTTCTCGTGGTTCTTGTTGAATACTTATGTTTTGGGGCTGGAAGACATCTTAAATTTTGTTCAACGATACGTAAGTGACGGCGGCACTTTATCGACGGTTATTGTACTGATTATGTTGGTTGGATTAGAAGTTATGTTTTTTATCTATGAAATACTTTTTCAACGCTTTGAAAAGATTCTCAGGCGTCGTTTGACGGATTTTACAGACAAGTTCCCGATGTGAGAGTCTGTTCGACGATATGATTAGGGTACGATAGTAAAGGGTATGCCGCCCGGTCTCCAACAAAAACTTCGGTCTTTGAAATCTTTTTTGACTCT is from Fervidobacterium thailandense and encodes:
- a CDS encoding FAD-dependent oxidoreductase; translated protein: MKVIVVGCTHAGTAFVTTAKKLYGDAVDITIYEKNDTISFLSCGIALHVGGIVKDPMKLFYSSPEHLFSLGATPKMRHEVLEVNPREKYVVVRNMETGETFRDHYDKLVVTTGSWPIIPNIPGVSLDGVKLSKNFYHAKEIVEASKNAQDVVIVGAGYIGVELAEAFRHNGKNVVLIDLADRILSRYLDKELSDLVEKELTENGIKLALNEKVVEFLGENGKLTHVVTDKNKYRADMAILAVGFRPNTDIFKGLLKTLDNGAIIVDKYLHTSEPDIFAAGDCAAVWFTPTESYEYIPLATNAVRMGTIVAYNLFENKVEYKGTQGTSGVKIFSYNIAATGLTHSWAQEKKLDIESVFIVENNRPEFMNTYEPVYVKLIFERTTGRVLGGQVMSKADVVESANTLSLAVANKMTVLDLAFSDFFFQPHFNKPWNFLNTAALRAVEKIHNMK
- the csm5 gene encoding type III-A CRISPR-associated RAMP protein Csm5; this translates as MANTVKSFWKTYRYEIEIITPVHIGSGNKIKAFEFGYDKERLYVLNVEKIAEEFPELTDEIVQVLMEPDGSNNSNNLFALLKRKGVSNFQKFSKYAIKAYNFRNYNGLREFFEYIKTAGRPYIPGSSIKGCFMKELATFPAMQSRAIGILQSLSKIQDPKERSKKFEQESKRLLVDTFGDPRHSFGKLLRISDSTYLEVEALQLANVKILGINGSKNGPRQIAWFFGKRQGESIYKNEPDQTNGVFCEVLPQGLRLQGYASVLHIEPTNSETQQYPWMRKENHLNNLVSGNSVLLDILNFIRSNVSNYLQTEKGIFKSITPNQSPTNRMILYNYLQFLEKIDKLQQNLKPNEVLVRLGAHTGFITKSILGYPSQNLIPVLKNFLKGTVHVNEFPKTRKLILKDRNDVEQLGWVKITFYEEKDVLNVSWH
- the csm2 gene encoding type III-A CRISPR-associated protein Csm2 produces the protein MVEMRDKIIEKDIEQVLNINNCDPHGSAMIEVAAKYASKTAKELTTTQIRKVFNEISKLDPSKSEYKYKLNMILVNFIYNSKRHGYPPEFTNFVTSLIKKTVQSGKDEVKRFKDFFEAYLAYHKYYGGK
- the csm3 gene encoding type III-A CRISPR-associated RAMP protein Csm3 → MAVREIKLIGKYIVEARLEALTGLHIGTSKDTMKIGDVDNPVIRDANGIPYIPGSSLKGKMRALMEFFHGKLKPDGMVYAKYPDIRLHMCDEKDCPVCGLFGRNHGNHNVVLKNERKEFKNISPTRLIVRDAKLVLDSITEEMRENMGEDYTEIKFENNLDRITSEANPRQTERVPAGAKFNVSMVVNRYAVAYDDDPSAVDDGIKYLKELLIAMQLLEDDYLGGQGSRGYGKVKFEEIKITYKDIGAYEGKKDPVMKNYSSVEDAIKRVEEDFKTV
- the csm4 gene encoding type III-A CRISPR-associated RAMP protein Csm4, giving the protein MLRYKVKLKFFSPLYVGTRNQELNAPDIIIHSDTIFSAIVNMYSLIYGLKETQEFINAIKENDVFNCSSAFPFVGDKFFLPKPIGFKFGFTEPKKEKKIKFVDIDIVTKKRQASLKEVEDDEKIDKEKLVLFERPRVSLDRISLASNIYYAGGVKMHEEVGYWFFMDLSPEFEERVKTTIKVLGDEGIGGERTYGYGQFVPEFIEDNQQYSGNSFVLLSVFKPAESEIESLETKRYKIIKRGGYVYSPYSEILTNLRHPIYNVFAEGSVFEKPVKGELTLSFSSSVHPVYRNYRAYLLPCDV